The DNA sequence ACGAGTAAGTCACTTTTATTATACTTAATTTTGGTTCGGAGTTACACCTTAGAACATGTATTTgatatatttcggagatgcatatttgAATACACTTAAAGTATTCGAAATTCATACATTTAAATAGCTAAAAAATCACTCATGGGTGTTTTGAGATAACTTGAAAGAATTTTTCATATGTTTGTGTGTATGGGTGTGTACGACTGTATGTATGCCTGTGTATGATTGTTATACTCTTTTACTCATCTTTCCCTTCTTTTTGTTGATttcaaaagggggagaagaatgcATGCATTGTATGTTCTATTTGTCTTAATTCAAACACACGTATACAAAAAGCAATATGAACATAGAATTCAAGGATTCAACAATTTAGAGGAGCCTTTTCAATGAAATTAAAAAACACAATGGTCAAgagttgtcatcataaaaaaggagaTGATTGTGAAGAAAAGCTCAAATTGGTATAAAGTTATAATGAAGACAAACGACTATCAAGGAAGCAAAAGGTTTCTTAATCAAAGTTCTAGTATCAAAGGCCTCTCAATCAAGAATGCATATGATGTTGGATGTAATGGAAGTAAAGGAAATTAACCTTTAAGCTAAGGTATTAAATTGCAATTCATTAAGTATAATTTTAAACGTTAATAAAAACTCTCATCTTTTCATCTCTAAAGTTTCTAAACATTTATGTATCAAAACATTTcatggcaaaccatttcaaagtaAAATTTCACTTTTCAAAGTAATGTAACCAGTTACACTAAATTGGTAATCGATTAAAAATCATTCTTCCCAAGTATTTTTGGAAATTTACAGGGCGGCGACCAATTACACAAATCAAGTAACCGATTACATGatcaacatttttgaaattttttaatgtTACCAGAAGTGGTACTCGGTTACACCATTCCTGTAACCGGTAACACACAACATACTTGTGTCTTTTCATGAATCATTTTCGTTCCAAACCATTGCAAACTTCATGAAAATGCTACAAACTTATGCATCTGATCTTAAAAGTTTCTTAGGGTGTATTTAAGGCAAGATACACCAGTTTTACAAATTACCTCTttcattaaaatttcatacaattcaaatatttttttaagtgttCATTCATCAAAAACCTTTGAAACTTTTCTGCATAGTTTTCATATCATTGTAAAAATTTCATTCAAATTTCTGAGCATTTAAGGTTCATATATTATTGAACTGTATATTGAAAGGCAAAATAAAGTTTCATTGTCGAAATTCTTCAAGAACTAATCTTATTCAAACTCTTCAACTGTATTGTAAATCAATCACCAAAGTGTGTGGTGATTTGTTTGCGTACAAGAAAATAGTGTGCTTTTTCAAGTGTGTATAATAGAAAGTGGTGTGCTTTCTTTTGTGTTATGATCAGAAGGTTGTAATTTGATATTGGAAGAAGACTTGTACAGAAATATCATCATagttgaaaatccttcaatgtaTGAAGGAATTAAACGTATCCATAATTATAAGAAAAACTAGTATAATTCattttgtcatttatttttctgcaatttATATTTTATGCACTAATCATccaaaaaaaccataaaaaccaaaaattacattacttaaaataaaaattcagaATCCTTCAATAAGCGAAAAAAAAATCCAACAAAACTAAGTCACCCCTTCTTAAATAACAATATATAGTTACATGTGAGCCTTCAAGAAAAAGTAAAAGTCCAAACTTCTATATTTAATCCTCAATTTGTGAGCCTTCAAGGAGCCATATAGTTCTAATAACTTcatttatgaaaatttatttgacTCTTCAACGACCACAATGTGATCAAATTCAAcaaataaaattatcaaaattttGTCCACTTTCATCAATTAAATGATCACTTCACCATGCAACCTCATACAATTTGTCAATGGATGTCAAtcctataaaaaaattcaacaatTATCTCTTGATTATTCATTTAAACACTTCATACTAACTTCTTTCCTCCCGCCAGAGGAGgtgtataaataaaaaaaaactttcctCCAGTCTAAATAGCAATTTCACCAAAGGCCCCACTTACATTTAGCCCAACAGGTTCATCACTATCATACCAAAAAAAACAAAAGACATCATGAAGATCATGGTCTTCAATATTCAACAATTCATAACAGATTCTCGATCTGATCTAATCCAGAAATGGCGACTCCGGCGGAGGCGAGGCTAGATCAACTCCCTTACGCTCTCCTCGCCACCATCATGACCAAACTCGACATCGCTTCCATCTGTTCACTATCCTCCACTTGCTCCACCTTCCGCTCCTGCGCCAAACACATCCTCTCCTTCCTCCCCAATTTCCAGCTCATCGTAAGTCTATCAATCCATCCATCGAAACGAATCGGTCTCACTTTCTAGGTTTTCGAATTTCCCGAATCTCACagtgtttgttttttatttcttcAGGATATTGCGCCTTCTGGTGACTTGCTTACTCCGTTGCTTCCTCCTAATCCTTACATGAAGAGCCTCAAAGTTGATTGTGACCGGCTCGATGATTCTGCGATTTCGTATTTGGTGAAACCGTCGTTGCATGAGCTTTCTTTGTTCAATTGTTCTGATTTTAGTGGGAAACTTCTCTCTGAGATTGGATCACAATGCAAGGATCTAAGGTTTGTTTGGTGATAATTAATAACAAATTACATATTCCATGTTTAGATCTATCGACGTGTTTGATTATGAAATTATTTGGTTCGGGATTGATTGGTTAATTCACAATCACATAGCTTAGtggtgttgtgttgttgttaataGTATCGTTTATTTTCATAGGTCTCTTTACTTGGGTTCAGTTGCAGAAAAAAGAGGGAGGGCGATTCATATATCTGATCTGGAGGAGTTACTCACTGGTTGCTCCCAGTTGGAAGTAAGACATGCTAACAATTAACACAAATAACTAGTTAGTTTGTAAGATATATAAGCTATGAAGCACCCTACACAGACACCAGGATACCGACACCGCTACATATATGATATAGTATTTAACATTCATTAATCcatctatttttaaaaaagttaaaaatatgaTAATCAAAACTGATGTCTTTAATTCTGCATTAATAACATTGATGTAGTATATGTTTAACCCTTTTAGATGTGTAAGAGATTTGTCCAAAAAAATGTATAAGGTGTGTTGAAACAaggaaaaaacaattttttggaaacatttgtttgaattgtttgacaTGTGTTGTGTGAGTGTCATACAAGTGTCCAACACCGGTTCAAAGAGTGTCGGAACaaggaaaaaaactattttttggaGGACACTTGTTTGACTTTTCTAACACTTGTAAGACTTTTTTGACACGTGTCGTACGAGTGTTATACAAGTGTTGGACACTGCGACATGCCTACTCTTAGAGGTGTCCGTGTTTCGTAGAATATAAGATATATTAAAGAAAGCTACAGCTTTCAGATTCTTCAAGATAGTTTACCAATGAATAACTTTCATAGATCAAACTGATCTACTTGTCTACTGTTTGGCATTATCCCTTTTACATTATAAATGATATGGTCTTAATATGAATATTTTGGTTGCATTTATTAATCTTCATTGATCTCGTGCTTGACTTTACTTTTATTGACATTTATCACCCTTGACAAATGTTAGCTATGGTAAAAGTCTCTATACTAGGAATTGGCTTCGTTTGCCAAATTCATCGGTCTGTTTTTTGCATAAGTTTATTCTTGTTTGGATGTACATTTATTGAGCTTCCAAAGTTCTATTGATCATTAACTTTTATGTAGAACAAAGGGAAGTGGTAAGGCTTGGGTAACTACATTTCTAGTAGAGTGATTGCTTTTATTGTAGTAAGTAACACCTTAATAatcatcataataataattataatgtcTCTAAAATTTTCTCACGCGCTTTCTTCAAATTTTtacttttctttgaatttttctgtTGTAAAATATAATGATGATGTGTTAAGTAGTTATTAATGCAACTAGATCTAATGTGTATTATGTTTGGTTTTGTAGGTTTTGATTCTGATGTTTGACGTCTCTCTCTTTCTACGTCAAAACTTAGCTCGAGTTTGGGCTTCTGCCTCTGAGAAACTTACTTCTCTTGAGATTGGATACATTTCTTCAGTAACAGTGATTGAGCTGTTCAGCTCAAATTCGGGATCTCATCAGCCACCTAATCCTATTCAACCATCAATACTTCCAGGAATTCTAAAATTATGTCTTTCGGTGAACTATATAACGGATGCTATGGTTGCCACAATATCCAAAGGTCTCATCTTTTTGACTCATTTGGATCTTCGTGATGCACCATTTGTTGAACCAAGAATTACATTTGATCTAACCAACACTGGTCTTCAACAAATTAATCAACTAGGGAGATTGAAACATCTTTCATTGATCCGAAGCCAAGAGTTCATAATTTGTTACTTTCGAAGAGTAAACGATCTAGGATTACTTTTAATGGCTGACAAGTGTGCAAACATGGAGAGTATATGTCTTGGTGGTTTTTGTCGTGTCACGGACACCGGAATCAAAACTATCCTGCATTCTTGCTCTCGTCTATATAAACTTAAGGTCACTCACGGGACTCAATTAACCGATCTAGTTTTTCATGATATCTCTGCAACATCCCTTACTTTAACACATGTGAGCTTAAGATGGTGCAAGCTATTAACCAATCACGCAGTTCATAGTTTGACATCAAACAGGGAACTTAAAGTTCTCGACTTAAGAGATTGCAGGAGCCTTGGGGATGAAGCTCTCCGAGCCATTGGTGAACTCTTGGGACTGAAAATTTTACTAATAGATGGCTCTGATATAACTGATGCTGGACTTTCATACTTAAGGCCAACTGTTATAAATTCACTATATGCGTTGTCTCTTCGAGGGTGCAAGAGACTCACCGATAAATGCATTACAATTTTATTTGATGATTGTGGCAAGCTGGAATTAAGAGACTTGGATCTGTCAAATCTTCCTAACCTCTCAGATAATGGAGTTCTGCAGCTGGCAAGAAGTCGAATTCCTTTTTTGGATCTTCGAATGCGACAGTGCCCATTAATTGGTGATACCTCGATCATGGCGTTAGCTTCAATGATGACAGATGATGCTGGATGGCATGAAAGTGGTTTGCGCTTGTTGGATTTATACAACTGCGGTGGCATAACGCCACTTGCTTTTCGATGGTTAAAGAAACCGTATTTTCCAAGGCTTAAATGGTTAGGCGTGACCGGAAGTGTTAATAGAGACATGGTAGATGCTTTAGCTAGAAGTAGACCTTTCTTGTACGTAGCATGCGATGGCGAGGAGCTTGGGCCTGATCCGTGTGATATGTCTGATGGTTTATATACACATGATTATGATGAGGTGGATGAATTTGAGCAGTGGCTTCTTGAAGCTGATGTTAATGAAGATGACGAGGAAATGGACGATGCTGAAAATGTTGAAGAGTTGATT is a window from the Vicia villosa cultivar HV-30 ecotype Madison, WI unplaced genomic scaffold, Vvil1.0 ctg.000318F_1_1_1, whole genome shotgun sequence genome containing:
- the LOC131626669 gene encoding F-box/LRR-repeat protein 10-like, with the translated sequence MATPAEARLDQLPYALLATIMTKLDIASICSLSSTCSTFRSCAKHILSFLPNFQLIDIAPSGDLLTPLLPPNPYMKSLKVDCDRLDDSAISYLVKPSLHELSLFNCSDFSGKLLSEIGSQCKDLRSLYLGSVAEKRGRAIHISDLEELLTGCSQLEVLILMFDVSLFLRQNLARVWASASEKLTSLEIGYISSVTVIELFSSNSGSHQPPNPIQPSILPGILKLCLSVNYITDAMVATISKGLIFLTHLDLRDAPFVEPRITFDLTNTGLQQINQLGRLKHLSLIRSQEFIICYFRRVNDLGLLLMADKCANMESICLGGFCRVTDTGIKTILHSCSRLYKLKVTHGTQLTDLVFHDISATSLTLTHVSLRWCKLLTNHAVHSLTSNRELKVLDLRDCRSLGDEALRAIGELLGLKILLIDGSDITDAGLSYLRPTVINSLYALSLRGCKRLTDKCITILFDDCGKLELRDLDLSNLPNLSDNGVLQLARSRIPFLDLRMRQCPLIGDTSIMALASMMTDDAGWHESGLRLLDLYNCGGITPLAFRWLKKPYFPRLKWLGVTGSVNRDMVDALARSRPFLYVACDGEELGPDPCDMSDGLYTHDYDEVDEFEQWLLEADVNEDDEEMDDAENVEELIM